One part of the Odontesthes bonariensis isolate fOdoBon6 chromosome 13, fOdoBon6.hap1, whole genome shotgun sequence genome encodes these proteins:
- the LOC142397491 gene encoding LON peptidase N-terminal domain and RING finger protein 3-like, whose protein sequence is METESEMMLHLAAEAFQSKNFDLAADIYECQLALLGDAGSRLELMVKRADALTFGGKITEAFEMYRQASEIEKLEPVHLATLIEYLSGSTRRQDRAESQRRGPRTGEEARAGRELGRPGDGATGGGYEDFSCGICLSFLFEPVTLPCGHCFCKKCLERERKEKERPVMCKECRDSSRVADGQSYRVNVVLSNLLAKWFPTLHQAGQLRREGNGLYAERKMEAALEKYNQAILIAPTDHILFSNRSQIHSGLKRYEKALRDAEMACRLMPRWSKGHIRKAQALVSLGRTEEALREYLICLSIEPDCRLAKNEAHKLLSDFLAPVTDQVPEHISDYSSILSSRAHTKASIGAPFQTSLSSESSLASTLPANEKPEGIFGKPEIRRINHCLLLKRKRRSSDEKEERKERNGDQKKLKTEPDCLSSGVGGLLDPTDLECSLCMRLFYEPVTTPCGHTFCLRCLERCLDHNPKCPLCKEELSEYLVQRQYCKTVLMENLISQYLPSELVERQKIHQDEMAELSNLNKNVPIFVCTMAFPTVPCPLHIFEPCYRLMIRRCMETGTNCFGMCLGDDLKGFADYGCLLEIRDVKFFSDGRSVVDTIGRRRFKVIQHRERDGYNTADIEYLEDVKVEGVAELELHTLHDMVYDQALVWVNSLKAEQKERIEGHFGPMPEKDSELQASPNGPSWCWWLVAVLPLEGRAQLPFLALTSLKDRLSGIRKVLLFMAQSRHR, encoded by the exons ATGGAGACAGAGAGTGAAATGATGCTGCATCTCGCAGCAGAAGCTTTTCAGTCTAAAAACTTTGATTTGGCGGCGGATATCTACGAGTGCCAGCTGGCGTTACTCGGAGATGCTGGGAGCCGGCTGGAGCTCATGGTGAAGCGGGCTGACGCGCTTACATTCGGGGGCAAAATTACCGAAGCTTTCGAGATGTACCGACAAGCCTCGGAGATAGAGAAACTTGAACCTGTTCACCTGGCCACCCTCATAGAGTACCTGTCGGGCAGTACCAGAAGACAGGACCGGGCTGAGAGTCAACGCCGCGGCCCGAGGACGGGAGAGGAGGCTAGGGCTGGAAGGGAGCTTGGACGCCCGGGTGACGGTGCCACAGGTGGCGGGTACGAAGACTTCTCCTGCGGAATTTGTCTCAGCTTTCTCTTCGAGCCCGTGACTCTGCCGTGCGGGCACTGCTTTTGTAAAAAATGCttggagagggagagaaaggagaagGAGCGGCCGGTTATGTGCAAAGAGTGCAGGGACAGCTCCAGAGTGGCCGACGGGCAGAGTTACAGGGTGAATGTGGTCCTCAGTAACCTGCTGGCCAAGTGGTTCCCCACCTTACACCAGGCCGGCCAGCTCAGGCGGGAGGGCAACGGGCTGTACGCCGAGAGGAAGATGGAAGCGGCGCTGGAAAAATACAACCAAGCCATTCTGATAG CACCCACAGACCACATACTGTTCAGTAACCGCTCCCAGATTCACTCCGGTCTGAAGCGCTACGAAAAGGCTCTGAGGGATGCTGAGATGGCCTGCAGACTGATGCCTCGCTGGTCCAAG GGTCATATTCGTAAGGCCCAGGCTCTGGTGTCACTGGGCAGGACAGAAGAGGCTCTGAGAGAGTACCTGATCTGTTTGTCCATTGAGCCGGACTGTAGGCTGGCCAAGAATGAGGCTCACAAG CTCCTCAGCGATTTTCTGGCTCCAGTCACTGATCAGGTCCCTGAACACATCTCAGATTACTCCAGCATACTGTCTTCCAGAGCACACACCAAAGCCAGCATCGGTGCTCCCTTCCAG ACCTCGTTGTCTTCAGAATCCAGTCTTGCCTCCACTCTGCCTGCAAACGAGAAACCAGAGGGGATATTTGGGAAGCCTGAGATCCGGAGGATCAACCACTGCCTCCTCCTCAAACGGAAACGGAGGAGCTCTGACGAAAAAGAGGAGCGGAAGGAGAGGAACGGCGATCAGAAGAAACTGAAAACTG AGCCGGATTGTTTGAGCTCTGGGGTTGGAGGCCtcttagacccaacagatctggAATGTTCGCTGTGTATGAG ACTCTTCTATGAGCCAGTGACGACGCCGTGCGGTCACACGTTCTGTCTTCGGTGTCTGGAGAGATGTCTGGACCACAACCCAAAGTGTCCACTCTGCAAAGAAGAACTGTCTGAG TACCTGGTCCAGAGGCAGTACTGTAAGACGGTATTAATGGAGAACCTGATATCTCAGTATCTTCCTTCTGAGCTCGTGGAAAGACAGAAAATTCACCAGGATGAGATGGCTGAGCTCTCCAA CCTTAACAAGAATGTGCCTATATTTGTGTGCACCATGGCCTTCCCCACCGTGCCATGTCCTCTCCATATCTTCGAGCCCTGCTACAGACTGATGATTCGCAGATGCATGGAGACGGGAACCAACTGCTTTGGCATGTGTCTGGGAGATGACCTCAAAGG GTTCGCAGACTACGGGTGTCTGCTGGAGATCCGCGATGTCAAGTTCTTCTCAGACGGCCGTTCAGTGGTGGACACAATCGGCAGACGGAGGTTTAAAGTCATTCAGCACAGAGAGAGGGATGGATACAACACGGCTGATATCGAGTACCTTGAGGATGTTAAG gtCGAGGGTGTAGCAGAGCTGGAGCTGCATACTCTGCACGATATGGTGTATGACCAGGCCCTGGTTTGGGTAAACTCTCTGAAGGCTGAGCAGAAGGAGCGGATTGAAGGACACTTTGGACCCATGCCTGAGAAAGACTCTGAACTTCAG GCCAGTCCCAACGGCCCTTCCTGGTGTTGGTGGTTAGTAGCTGTCCTTCCGTTAGAAGGTCGAGCGCAGCTACCGTTTCTCGCACTCACCTCTCTGAAAGACCGTCTGAGCGGCATCCGGAAGGTGCTGCTCTTTATGGCGCAGAGCAGGCACCGGTGA